Proteins co-encoded in one Arthrobacter sp. ERGS1:01 genomic window:
- the pdhA gene encoding pyruvate dehydrogenase (acetyl-transferring) E1 component subunit alpha — MGAAQQSATGTETSGHGTNGGDALRPNPGTSAGVLNTNAVGEADMVQLLDADGNRHADATFGPYVDALDSEALRGFYRDMATVRRFDTEATALQRQGELALWVPVVGQEAAQIGSGRAMRPADYAFPTYREHGVALTRGLDLADLLKLFRGVSNGGWDPREKNFHLYTLVLAAQTLHAVGYAMGISRDLAADPTTEPAAVVAYFGDGSSSEGDVHESMVFAASYNAPVVFFCQNNYWAISVPFEVQSRVPLANRAGGYGFPGIRVDGNDVLAVYAVTQWALDHARDGHGPVLIEASTYRVGAHTTADDPTKYRMNAEEEAWKAKDPLTRLEAYLRAEGLADDAFFEQVRNDGDELAAHVRRATLALGGADIRQKFATVYAEAHPLVAEELAWFEKYEASFADADSQTSQGGAA, encoded by the coding sequence ATGGGCGCGGCCCAGCAATCTGCCACCGGCACGGAAACGTCCGGCCACGGCACCAACGGCGGGGACGCCCTGCGTCCAAATCCCGGCACCTCCGCCGGAGTGCTGAACACCAACGCGGTGGGCGAGGCGGACATGGTCCAGCTGCTCGACGCCGACGGCAACCGCCACGCCGACGCCACCTTTGGCCCATACGTTGACGCACTGGACTCCGAGGCCCTGCGCGGTTTCTACCGCGACATGGCCACCGTGCGCCGTTTCGACACCGAGGCCACGGCGCTCCAACGCCAGGGCGAACTGGCCCTGTGGGTGCCGGTGGTGGGCCAGGAGGCCGCGCAGATCGGCTCCGGCCGTGCCATGCGCCCCGCCGACTACGCGTTCCCCACCTACCGGGAGCACGGCGTCGCCCTGACCCGCGGACTGGACCTCGCCGATCTCCTGAAGCTCTTCCGCGGCGTGTCCAACGGAGGCTGGGACCCGCGCGAGAAGAACTTCCACCTCTACACCCTCGTGTTGGCCGCCCAGACGCTGCACGCCGTCGGCTATGCCATGGGAATCTCCCGCGACCTGGCGGCCGATCCCACCACCGAGCCGGCCGCCGTCGTGGCCTACTTTGGCGACGGTTCCAGCAGCGAGGGCGACGTCCACGAATCCATGGTGTTCGCGGCCTCCTACAACGCCCCCGTGGTGTTCTTCTGCCAAAACAACTACTGGGCCATCTCGGTGCCGTTCGAGGTCCAGTCCCGGGTTCCACTGGCCAACCGTGCGGGCGGCTACGGTTTCCCGGGCATCCGGGTGGACGGCAACGACGTCCTGGCCGTGTACGCCGTGACCCAGTGGGCGCTTGACCACGCCCGCGACGGCCACGGCCCCGTGCTGATCGAGGCCTCCACCTACCGAGTCGGCGCGCACACTACGGCCGACGATCCCACCAAGTACCGCATGAACGCCGAGGAAGAGGCCTGGAAGGCCAAGGACCCGCTGACCCGCCTCGAGGCGTACCTGCGGGCCGAGGGCCTGGCCGACGACGCCTTCTTCGAGCAGGTCAGGAACGACGGCGACGAGCTGGCAGCCCACGTGCGCCGCGCCACACTGGCCCTGGGTGGGGCGGACATCCGGCAGAAATTTGCCACCGTCTATGCCGAGGCGCACCCGCTGGTGGCCGAGGAACTGGCCTGGTTCGAAAAGTACGAGGCGTCCTTTGCCGATGCCGATTCCCAGACCTCCCAGGGCGGTGCCGCATGA
- a CDS encoding histidinol-phosphate transaminase — MTDESRAQSSGIHPRPVVGRLPKYAAGKPPVAVEGLESFKLSSNENPLGPVPAVMDVLRGNVDIHRYPDTSSTALRNALADFLDIPATDVVTGAGSLGALNQILAAFAGQNDDGTPDEVVYAWRSFEAYPICVGLAGAASVQVPLKADGTHDLPAMAAAVTANTKVLLLCTPNNPTGPVLHTAETEEFIRSVRSDVVIVIDEAYQEFVRDEEVVDGIAMYRKYPNVVVLRTFSKAHGLAGLRVGYSVSQPELTQYLRAAATPFAVSGIAEQAAVASLANYDQVVERVQSLVDERDRVTAGLAALGWDVPDAQGNFVWLNLGPDTPEFAALADAHGLSVRAFGSEGVRVSIGEVEANTRFLEICASYTKAPRRS; from the coding sequence ATGACCGACGAATCCCGCGCCCAATCCTCAGGAATCCACCCCCGCCCAGTAGTGGGCCGGCTGCCCAAGTACGCCGCGGGCAAGCCGCCGGTGGCCGTTGAGGGGTTGGAAAGTTTCAAGCTGTCCTCCAACGAGAATCCCCTGGGGCCCGTGCCGGCCGTCATGGACGTGCTGCGCGGCAACGTTGACATTCACCGCTACCCCGACACCAGCTCCACGGCGTTGCGCAATGCCCTTGCCGACTTCCTTGACATCCCGGCCACGGACGTCGTCACCGGCGCCGGCTCTCTGGGCGCGTTGAACCAGATCCTGGCCGCGTTCGCCGGCCAGAACGACGACGGCACCCCGGATGAGGTGGTGTACGCCTGGCGCTCCTTCGAGGCGTACCCGATCTGCGTTGGCCTGGCCGGAGCAGCCAGCGTCCAGGTCCCGCTGAAGGCCGACGGCACCCACGATCTGCCGGCCATGGCCGCGGCCGTCACGGCAAACACGAAGGTGCTGCTGCTGTGCACCCCCAACAACCCCACGGGGCCGGTGCTGCACACGGCCGAAACCGAGGAGTTCATCCGCAGCGTCCGCTCCGACGTCGTGATCGTCATCGATGAGGCGTACCAGGAATTTGTCCGGGACGAGGAAGTCGTGGACGGCATTGCCATGTACCGCAAGTACCCCAACGTGGTGGTCCTGCGCACCTTCTCCAAGGCCCACGGGCTGGCCGGCTTGCGGGTTGGCTACTCGGTCTCGCAGCCCGAACTCACCCAGTACCTGCGGGCCGCAGCCACGCCGTTCGCCGTCTCCGGCATCGCCGAACAGGCGGCCGTGGCGTCCCTGGCCAACTATGACCAGGTTGTAGAAAGAGTACAAAGCCTCGTCGATGAGCGGGACCGCGTCACCGCCGGGTTGGCCGCCCTGGGCTGGGACGTGCCGGATGCCCAAGGCAACTTTGTCTGGCTCAATCTGGGCCCCGACACCCCCGAGTTTGCCGCACTCGCCGATGCCCATGGGCTGTCCGTGCGTGCGTTTGGCTCGGAGGGCGTGCGGGTCAGCATCGGCGAGGTCGAGGCCAATACCCGTTTCCTGGAGATCTGTGCCTCCTATACAAAAGCGCCACGGCGTTCCTAG
- a CDS encoding phage holin family protein: MLRIVVRILVNAVALWVAGWILPGIAIVQTGSTGLETSNATVNTALAYIFIGLVFGVVNALVKPVVKVLSLPVTILSLGLFTIVINAAMLWLTSWLSSYTPVHFTIDSFFWTAILAAVIISIVSMLAGGLTKASRRR; this comes from the coding sequence ATGCTAAGAATTGTGGTGCGAATACTTGTCAACGCGGTGGCCCTGTGGGTTGCCGGGTGGATCCTGCCAGGCATCGCCATCGTGCAAACAGGCTCCACCGGACTGGAAACCTCCAACGCGACGGTGAACACGGCGTTGGCCTACATCTTCATCGGCCTCGTGTTCGGCGTGGTCAATGCGCTGGTAAAGCCGGTCGTGAAGGTTTTGTCGCTGCCCGTCACCATCCTGTCCCTGGGCCTTTTCACGATTGTCATCAACGCGGCGATGCTGTGGCTGACGTCGTGGCTGAGCTCCTACACCCCCGTCCATTTCACGATTGACAGCTTCTTCTGGACTGCCATTCTTGCGGCCGTGATCATCAGCATTGTCTCCATGCTGGCCGGTGGCCTCACCAAGGCATCCAGGCGCCGCTAG
- a CDS encoding WXG100 family type VII secretion target — translation MGGWIEGLQGGFAAASSTTTAASSVQPGPSPESLESAARRLAAIAGDVDAVRLEMGSLAVTDWKSPAATAFRDALAEQLANAARAVLDIQDAAAAVRLYGRSVAAANAAVVQSGAHHLAPGFGSGMGAAFDGGTGPCSFWPPP, via the coding sequence ATGGGCGGTTGGATTGAGGGTCTGCAGGGCGGTTTCGCCGCTGCAAGTTCGACGACGACGGCGGCTTCGTCGGTGCAGCCGGGACCTTCGCCGGAGTCCCTGGAATCGGCGGCCCGGCGCCTTGCGGCCATTGCCGGGGACGTCGACGCGGTGCGGCTGGAGATGGGATCGCTGGCGGTGACCGATTGGAAGTCGCCGGCCGCCACCGCCTTCCGCGACGCCTTGGCGGAGCAGCTGGCCAACGCGGCCCGGGCCGTGCTGGACATCCAGGACGCCGCCGCGGCGGTAAGGCTCTACGGGCGGAGCGTGGCGGCCGCAAACGCCGCAGTGGTCCAATCGGGCGCGCACCACCTGGCTCCGGGATTCGGTTCCGGCATGGGGGCCGCCTTCGACGGCGGGACCGGCCCGTGCAGTTTCTGGCCGCCACCATGA
- the purB gene encoding adenylosuccinate lyase: MSESASATARIPSGRLSLAASSEQIALGPLDGRYSGAVAPLVDYLSEAALNRDRVGVEVEWFIHLTNNVVLPGTEPLTVEQQAGLRAIVTEFDAASVKELADIEKVTVHDVKAVEYFIGNRLAALGLERLKPLVHFGCTSEDINNLSYAVGVKGAVEDVWLPAARALVAKIAEMAQENRAVPMLSRTHGQPATPTTLGKELAVTAHRLSRQLDRVAKTEFLGKINGATGTYSAHYASVPAADWEAVAKGFVEALGLTWNPLTTQIESHDWQAELYADMARFNRILHNLCTDVWSYISIGYFAQIPVPGATGSSTMPHKVNPIRFENAEANLEISNALLDTLGATLVTSRWQRDLTDSSSQRNIGVAFGHSLLAINNVLGGLGRLDTAEAVLADDLDHNWEVLAEAIQMVMRAEAIAGVEGMEDPYERLKDLTRGHRVDAARMQEFVSGLGLSDAARDRLLALTPGTYIGIAESLVDHLQK, translated from the coding sequence ATGTCTGAATCCGCTTCCGCCACAGCCCGCATCCCTTCCGGCCGCCTGTCCCTGGCCGCTTCCTCCGAGCAGATCGCCCTGGGACCCCTCGACGGCCGTTACTCGGGCGCCGTGGCGCCGCTGGTCGACTACCTCTCCGAGGCCGCGCTTAACCGCGACCGCGTGGGCGTGGAGGTTGAGTGGTTCATCCACCTGACCAACAACGTTGTACTGCCGGGCACCGAGCCGCTGACGGTTGAGCAGCAGGCCGGCCTGCGCGCCATCGTCACCGAGTTTGACGCAGCATCGGTCAAGGAACTGGCCGACATCGAAAAGGTCACCGTCCACGACGTCAAGGCCGTGGAATACTTCATCGGCAACCGCCTGGCCGCCCTGGGCCTGGAGCGCCTGAAGCCGCTGGTCCACTTTGGCTGCACCAGCGAAGACATCAACAACCTCTCCTACGCCGTGGGGGTCAAGGGTGCAGTGGAGGACGTGTGGCTGCCAGCCGCACGTGCCCTGGTTGCCAAGATCGCCGAGATGGCACAGGAAAACCGCGCCGTGCCGATGCTCTCGCGCACGCACGGCCAGCCCGCCACGCCCACCACGCTCGGCAAGGAACTGGCCGTCACCGCGCACCGCCTTTCCCGCCAGCTGGATCGCGTTGCCAAGACCGAATTCCTGGGCAAGATCAACGGCGCCACCGGCACCTACTCCGCCCACTACGCCTCCGTGCCGGCCGCCGACTGGGAAGCCGTCGCCAAGGGCTTCGTCGAAGCGCTGGGCCTGACCTGGAACCCGCTGACCACGCAGATCGAATCCCACGACTGGCAGGCCGAGCTGTACGCCGACATGGCCCGCTTCAACCGGATCCTGCACAACCTGTGCACCGACGTGTGGAGCTACATTTCCATCGGCTACTTCGCCCAGATTCCGGTCCCGGGCGCCACGGGTTCCTCGACCATGCCGCACAAGGTCAACCCGATCCGCTTCGAGAACGCCGAGGCGAACCTGGAGATCTCCAACGCTCTCCTGGACACCCTCGGCGCCACCCTGGTGACCAGCCGCTGGCAGCGCGACCTCACCGACTCCTCCAGCCAGCGCAACATCGGCGTCGCCTTCGGCCACTCCCTGCTGGCCATCAACAACGTCCTGGGCGGCCTGGGCCGGCTGGACACCGCCGAGGCTGTCCTGGCCGACGATCTCGACCACAACTGGGAGGTCCTCGCCGAGGCCATCCAGATGGTCATGCGCGCCGAGGCCATCGCCGGCGTCGAGGGCATGGAAGACCCGTACGAGCGCCTCAAGGACCTGACCCGCGGACACCGCGTCGACGCCGCCCGCATGCAGGAGTTCGTCTCCGGCCTGGGCCTCTCCGACGCCGCCCGCGACCGCCTGCTGGCCCTGACCCCGGGCACGTACATCGGCATCGCCGAGTCGCTGGTGGACCACCTGCAAAAGTAG
- a CDS encoding alpha-L-fucosidase gives MVFTKPGPNAEPPKRSRKTPVIASLATAGLVAALIVPAMSAQAAATDSLRVGFNGSLVGTTAYTTTGTEIMHGVLHRIDGAETQVAQSGVRLAGGTQGIRYDPTDLTTGTDKADKGFLGEVRFTPTASASMSTIVSAGGNFYIRSQNGKLRYGFDSLSGTSSWSTHMQEADYPALNQEHALSFHYLPTPSGVTLSVMLDGVVLPAVTSDAPAQNSPGQGSAFVFGNEVNSGGSSRGFTGTLHEVRLAAATAAFKAGDFELQPKPATTDLLDVGYDGVATAGAYAPTASELALGSLKTRAGTEVISGGKITLTGGTQGVAFTSTDVSLGTASLDKGFVAETVFTPTSGQVAQGTLIAVGGNFFARYSANGSSFEYGYSTDAGGSWVDFKNSIALPAVDQEHTFSIAYAPTADGKVTLFAGMDGVELPSVEGSGLSTRNSAVTQTVGFGNDLVGASASRGFKGSLNKTRFALLTDGYKPAAFTYQDIATTAPENCTPLLADPANYISVTTADCSENILAKSALVRPTLPQLEWQESRQTAFLHFGINTFYDQEWGNGTEDPKRFNPTDFDADSWVKTLRDNGFRRAILTVKHHDGFMSYPSRYSKFTVASSPWRDGKGDVVKEFTDAAHKYGMQVGLYMSPADSNQEEFGVFGNGSAKSERTIPTLVPGDDRAGKNLPQFKYQATDYGAYFLNTLYETLTQYGQVDEVWFDGAQGNTAKHETYDYPAFYDMIGKLQPKAVVAVGGNDVRWIGNEDGTARQSEWNVVPVSVPTDGGKISAVPNETDANLGARASVIQSVKSGAANSLHWWTAEADMKLTGGWFAHPNDVPKTPAALLTKYHDSVGRNSVLLLNVPPTTTGKFAPASVTALQGFSAERQKTLTADYALGLPATINGESTALITDDNARTGASQALAKGGTVGIDLGSPRAVDRIALSEDVLNHGEAVENFTVEAKVNGTWTKVADVGNIGVLRIQKFASTVTAQEFRITVTATRAPAFLSNVSLYGTLAAAPAAVKDLYVDCLAPVAGTGTQDRPFNSLEQFRQAEIATGATIHFKAGTNCAASDTHFWGYGTKDAPVTVTTYGDGAAPVIGGKSLTETFAKLATQGWVVDAPVAPAPPAVVVDAATVEAGKALGLSLSGFVANTTVTVELHSSPVELAKATTKADGTATLTVTIPADTEAGTHQIVVTAGSVTATAPLSVTAAQATTEPTTDPTTSAGPTTDPSTSPTATTDPTQDPTTEPTGTADPTATTDPSTSAPATSTSTATVTSTGSASATGKSTAAATTPSTAPGGGGLASTGATASAAGLFGLLLLLGGALSVLMVRRRGKRA, from the coding sequence ATGGTTTTCACGAAACCCGGACCGAACGCGGAACCGCCCAAACGGTCGCGCAAGACACCCGTAATAGCCTCGCTCGCAACCGCAGGACTCGTTGCCGCATTGATCGTGCCGGCCATGTCGGCCCAGGCTGCGGCCACGGATTCGCTGAGGGTCGGCTTCAACGGCTCCCTCGTCGGCACCACCGCCTACACCACCACGGGCACCGAGATCATGCACGGCGTGCTCCACCGGATCGACGGCGCGGAGACGCAGGTTGCCCAATCCGGCGTCAGGCTTGCCGGCGGAACACAGGGCATTCGCTACGACCCCACGGACTTGACGACGGGCACCGACAAGGCCGACAAGGGCTTCCTCGGCGAGGTCCGGTTCACGCCCACGGCCTCCGCCTCCATGTCCACGATCGTCTCCGCGGGCGGCAACTTCTACATTCGCTCCCAGAACGGCAAGCTCCGTTACGGTTTCGATTCCCTGTCCGGAACGTCGTCCTGGTCCACCCACATGCAGGAGGCGGACTACCCGGCCCTGAACCAGGAACACGCGCTGTCCTTCCACTACCTGCCCACCCCCTCCGGCGTCACGCTCTCGGTCATGCTCGACGGCGTCGTCCTGCCGGCCGTCACCAGCGACGCCCCGGCCCAGAACTCTCCCGGCCAGGGCTCCGCGTTCGTGTTTGGCAACGAGGTCAACTCCGGGGGCTCCAGCCGCGGCTTCACCGGAACCCTGCACGAGGTCCGCCTGGCCGCGGCCACCGCCGCGTTCAAGGCCGGCGACTTTGAGCTCCAGCCCAAGCCCGCCACCACCGACCTTTTGGATGTCGGGTACGACGGCGTTGCAACCGCGGGTGCCTACGCCCCCACCGCGTCCGAGCTGGCTCTTGGTTCGCTGAAGACCCGGGCCGGCACCGAAGTCATTTCGGGCGGCAAGATCACCCTCACGGGCGGCACCCAGGGCGTCGCTTTTACGTCCACCGATGTCTCCCTGGGAACGGCAAGCCTGGACAAGGGTTTCGTGGCCGAAACGGTGTTCACGCCCACTTCGGGACAGGTTGCCCAGGGCACCCTGATCGCCGTGGGCGGCAACTTCTTTGCCCGGTATTCGGCCAACGGCAGCTCCTTTGAGTACGGCTACAGCACCGATGCCGGCGGCAGTTGGGTGGACTTCAAGAACTCCATCGCCCTGCCCGCCGTGGACCAGGAACACACCTTTTCGATCGCCTACGCACCCACAGCGGACGGCAAGGTGACCTTGTTCGCCGGCATGGACGGCGTCGAGCTTCCCAGCGTTGAAGGATCTGGGCTCTCAACCCGCAACAGCGCCGTCACGCAGACCGTCGGCTTCGGCAACGACCTTGTTGGGGCCTCCGCCTCCCGCGGTTTCAAGGGTTCCCTGAACAAGACCCGCTTTGCCCTGCTGACGGACGGCTACAAGCCCGCCGCCTTCACCTACCAGGACATCGCCACGACGGCGCCGGAAAACTGCACGCCGTTGCTGGCAGACCCGGCCAACTACATTTCCGTCACGACCGCCGACTGCTCCGAAAACATCCTGGCCAAGTCCGCCCTGGTCCGCCCCACGCTGCCGCAGCTTGAGTGGCAGGAATCCCGCCAGACGGCGTTCCTGCACTTTGGCATCAACACCTTCTACGACCAGGAGTGGGGCAACGGCACCGAGGACCCGAAGCGGTTCAACCCCACCGATTTCGACGCCGACAGCTGGGTCAAGACGCTCCGGGACAACGGCTTCCGCCGGGCCATCCTGACCGTCAAGCACCACGACGGCTTCATGTCCTACCCGTCCCGCTACTCGAAGTTCACCGTCGCCTCCTCGCCCTGGCGCGACGGCAAGGGCGACGTGGTCAAGGAATTCACCGACGCCGCCCACAAGTACGGCATGCAGGTGGGCCTGTACATGTCCCCGGCCGACTCCAACCAGGAAGAGTTCGGCGTCTTCGGCAACGGCAGCGCCAAGAGCGAACGCACCATCCCCACGCTGGTGCCCGGCGATGACCGCGCAGGCAAGAACCTGCCCCAGTTCAAGTACCAGGCCACCGATTACGGCGCCTACTTCCTGAACACCCTGTACGAAACGCTGACCCAGTACGGCCAGGTCGACGAGGTCTGGTTCGACGGCGCCCAGGGCAACACCGCGAAGCACGAGACCTACGACTACCCCGCCTTCTACGACATGATCGGCAAGCTCCAGCCCAAGGCCGTGGTGGCCGTGGGCGGCAACGACGTCCGCTGGATCGGCAACGAGGACGGCACCGCCCGCCAAAGCGAGTGGAACGTGGTCCCCGTCAGCGTCCCCACGGACGGTGGCAAGATCAGCGCCGTTCCCAACGAAACCGATGCCAACCTCGGCGCCCGTGCGTCCGTCATCCAATCGGTGAAGTCCGGTGCCGCGAACAGCCTGCACTGGTGGACCGCCGAGGCCGACATGAAGCTCACGGGAGGTTGGTTTGCCCACCCCAACGACGTGCCGAAGACGCCGGCAGCCCTGTTGACCAAGTACCACGACTCCGTGGGGCGGAACTCGGTGCTGCTGCTCAACGTGCCCCCGACCACCACGGGCAAGTTTGCCCCGGCATCGGTCACGGCCCTGCAAGGTTTCTCAGCGGAGCGCCAAAAGACACTTACCGCGGACTACGCTCTGGGCCTCCCGGCCACCATCAACGGCGAGTCAACCGCGCTGATCACCGACGACAACGCCCGCACCGGTGCCAGCCAGGCCCTGGCCAAGGGCGGCACCGTGGGGATTGACCTTGGATCTCCGCGCGCAGTGGACCGCATCGCCTTGAGCGAGGACGTCCTCAACCACGGTGAGGCCGTGGAGAACTTCACGGTCGAGGCAAAGGTCAACGGCACCTGGACCAAGGTGGCCGACGTCGGCAACATCGGCGTCCTGCGCATCCAAAAGTTCGCCTCCACGGTGACGGCCCAGGAGTTCCGCATCACCGTCACCGCGACGCGCGCCCCCGCCTTCCTCTCCAACGTCTCCTTGTACGGGACCCTCGCCGCCGCCCCGGCAGCGGTGAAGGACCTCTACGTTGACTGCCTCGCGCCCGTTGCGGGCACGGGCACCCAGGACCGGCCGTTCAACTCCTTGGAGCAGTTCCGTCAGGCGGAGATCGCCACCGGCGCAACCATCCATTTCAAGGCCGGGACCAACTGTGCCGCCTCCGACACCCACTTCTGGGGATACGGCACCAAGGACGCTCCCGTCACGGTCACCACGTACGGTGACGGCGCGGCGCCGGTGATCGGTGGCAAGTCGCTGACGGAGACGTTCGCCAAGCTGGCCACCCAGGGCTGGGTTGTTGACGCTCCCGTGGCACCGGCTCCACCTGCGGTCGTCGTGGACGCGGCAACCGTGGAAGCCGGCAAGGCCTTGGGGCTCTCGCTCTCCGGATTTGTCGCCAACACCACGGTCACGGTGGAACTGCACTCCTCACCCGTGGAATTGGCCAAGGCCACCACCAAGGCCGACGGAACCGCCACCCTGACGGTGACGATTCCCGCCGACACGGAGGCCGGCACGCACCAGATCGTCGTCACGGCGGGTTCCGTCACGGCCACGGCACCCTTGTCGGTGACGGCGGCGCAGGCAACAACGGAGCCCACGACTGACCCGACGACGTCTGCCGGGCCGACGACGGATCCGAGCACGAGCCCGACGGCCACCACGGATCCCACCCAGGACCCGACAACGGAGCCGACCGGAACCGCGGATCCGACTGCCACGACGGACCCGTCGACGTCCGCGCCGGCCACGTCGACTTCAACGGCAACGGTCACCTCGACCGGCAGCGCGTCCGCAACAGGTAAATCAACAGCCGCGGCAACAACGCCGTCGACCGCTCCCGGCGGCGGTGGGCTGGCCAGCACTGGCGCCACGGCTTCGGCTGCGGGGCTGTTCGGCCTGCTGCTGTTGCTTGGCGGGGCCCTCTCGGTCCTGATGGTGCGCCGCCGCGGCAAGCGCGCCTAA
- a CDS encoding patatin-like phospholipase family protein yields MSSRALVLGGGGVSGIGWETGMIAGLAERGIDLRTANRIIGTSAGPSVAAKLTSGTSAEDAYAAQLADPGNEVPAKFGLRNILKLLGPQLLPGDDAAITRRIGRAALRATTIPEAERRAVIAARVGNAGWPQAELLITALDAQTGARRVFDKDSGVFLADAVAASCAVPTVWPPVTIGANRYIDGGSLSATNTDLAAGCDMILVLAPISMALRKRWSVAGQLAALGPGVRSLVLSPDAAAKSAMGRNSLDPAVRAAAATAGRTQAFSVAEEVKRLWG; encoded by the coding sequence ATGAGCAGCAGAGCCCTTGTCCTCGGTGGCGGCGGGGTGAGCGGCATCGGCTGGGAAACCGGCATGATCGCCGGCCTGGCCGAGCGCGGCATCGACTTGCGCACCGCCAACCGCATCATCGGTACCTCGGCGGGACCCAGCGTCGCCGCGAAATTGACGTCCGGGACCTCCGCCGAGGACGCATATGCCGCACAGCTTGCCGACCCCGGGAACGAAGTTCCTGCAAAATTCGGGCTCCGCAACATACTAAAGCTTCTCGGCCCGCAGCTCCTGCCCGGCGACGACGCAGCAATAACGCGCCGGATCGGCCGCGCCGCACTGCGCGCCACCACCATCCCCGAGGCGGAGCGCCGCGCCGTGATCGCCGCACGCGTGGGCAATGCCGGCTGGCCCCAGGCCGAGTTGTTGATCACCGCCCTTGATGCCCAAACCGGGGCGCGCCGTGTCTTCGACAAGGACAGCGGAGTGTTCCTGGCGGACGCCGTCGCCGCCAGCTGCGCCGTCCCCACCGTCTGGCCGCCCGTCACGATCGGCGCGAACCGGTACATCGACGGCGGCTCGCTCTCGGCGACGAACACCGACCTTGCTGCCGGGTGCGACATGATCCTGGTACTGGCTCCCATCTCCATGGCGCTGAGAAAACGCTGGTCGGTGGCCGGGCAGCTGGCCGCCCTCGGCCCCGGCGTCCGCTCACTCGTGCTGTCCCCGGACGCCGCCGCAAAGAGTGCCATGGGCAGGAACTCCCTCGACCCCGCCGTTCGGGCCGCCGCAGCCACGGCCGGCCGTACACAGGCGTTCTCGGTGGCCGAAGAGGTCAAGCGGCTGTGGGGTTGA
- a CDS encoding DUF2695 domain-containing protein: protein MEGMVPGSPGVSGGDNAATGMDAELREISEAMTRPRPHECVACYVYRMLEFGCDGHRWVSRYRELSAPRATALERRLAGKGGYCDCELFMNVFFASPRFFKTNDDGDVVEQPMPGCRGVWGGSSKACDLWVGRDEYRWAYPY from the coding sequence ATGGAAGGGATGGTGCCGGGCAGTCCCGGCGTCTCTGGCGGTGACAACGCGGCCACCGGCATGGATGCGGAACTGCGGGAGATATCGGAGGCCATGACCCGGCCGCGACCGCATGAATGCGTGGCCTGCTACGTCTATCGAATGCTCGAATTTGGCTGCGACGGTCACCGGTGGGTGTCGCGGTACCGGGAACTGTCCGCTCCGCGGGCAACGGCACTGGAGCGGAGGTTGGCCGGCAAGGGCGGCTATTGCGACTGCGAACTGTTCATGAACGTTTTCTTTGCCAGTCCCCGCTTCTTCAAGACCAACGACGACGGCGACGTCGTTGAGCAGCCCATGCCCGGTTGCCGGGGCGTCTGGGGCGGGTCAAGCAAGGCTTGCGATTTGTGGGTGGGGCGCGATGAATACAGGTGGGCCTATCCCTACTGA